A segment of the Yersinia rochesterensis genome:
TCTGTGGCGGCGATATTATGGCGATGGGGGCAATATGCGCGGCGGATGAATTGGGCCTGCGGGTGCCACAAGATATTTCGGTGATCGGCTATGATAATGTGCGCAATGCGCGGTATTTCTCACCGGCGCTAACCACTATTCATCAGCCAAAAGAGAGATTAGGTGAAACCGCTTTTGCCATGTTGCTCGACAGAATTGTTAGTAAACGCGAAGACCCACAAACGATTGAAGTACACCCTAAGCTGGTCGAGCGCCGCTCTGTTGCTGATGGCCCCTACCGCGATTACCGCCGTTAATCTTCACCTGCCGGTAGCCCTCATGTTACCGGCAGCTAACGCTGTGCGTTCAGTCCTCAATCACGGCATTATCATCTTTTAGCCATTCATTATTAAGTGTGACACTGTCACCTAAATACGTTAGCATCCATGCTAAAGCTGGCGAATGATTATTCTGCTCCCACGTCAAACAACACGGGCTATCAGGAAGTGGCTCGGCCAAGGTTAATACCACCAGTTTCCCTTGTTCAATCAAGGGCGACACCATATGCGCGGGCACCATTCCGACACATAATCCTGCACACAGGCAATCTATTCCCGTCGCCCAATCGGGTGCCACTAAACGCTGTTGGTTATCCAAGGTCCAGGTGTCTCGTTTCGGCAGATTTCGCGCGGTATCCTCCAAACAGAGTGAGGGATAAGGCCGCAATTGGTCATCAATAAGGGAACCGGTCAAGTGGGCTAAGGGATGATTGACGCTCACCACACAATGCCAGGTCAAAAAACCCATGTCGCGGAAGATAAACCGCCCGCCAACCGGAATGGCGCGAGTCGCCCCAATGGCCATTTCAGCTTGGCCATCCGCCAGTGCATCCCAGACACCATTAAATACCTCATAGCGTACCCGCAGTTCGATATCAGGAAAATGGCGATAAAAATCCAATACTAAGCGGCGACTCCGCTGAGGTTTGACGATTTTATCGATCACGATATTGAGTTGCCCACGCCACCCATTCGCCACTTGCTGGCACTGTCGCCGCGTGCCATTCATTTTTTTGATAACATCTCGAGCTTCTTTGATAAAAACCCTGCCCGCTTCCGTCAATTCTACATCCCGGTGACGCCGTACAAATAACGGCACGGCCAGCCATTCCTCCAACTGGCGCACGGTATAACTTACCGCTGACGGGACGCGGTGCAATTCTTGAGCAGCAGCGCTGAAACTCCCGGTGCGGGCAACTGCATCGACCACATCCAATGAATATTCTGACCACATGATTATGCACTTCCCTTAGACTGAATATTTACTATCAATTTTTTTGATAGCATGGCGCAAATATTACCGTTTCACAACAGAATACCTCGCCGCTAGAATGCCCCCCGCAATGGAATTTCCATGATAAGAGTTTTGCCTGCAAAATTATAATGAGACACAAAAAATGAAAACGACTTCTAGTTTCATGTTCTACCTGGCCGGTTTGAGCATGTTGGGGTACCTGGCCACCGACATGTATTTGCCTGCCTTTGGCGCTATGCAACAAGAGCTGCACACCTCTGCCGGTTCCATCAGTGCCAGCCTCAGTATCTTTCTCGCTGGTTTCGCTATCGCTCAACTTATCTGGGGGCCTGTTTCCGATAAGTTAGGCCGTAAACCTGTGCTATTAGTCGGGTTGGGCTTATTTGCCATCGGCTGTTTGGGGATTTTATGGGTTGAAACAGCGGCACAGTTATTGGTTCTGCGTTTTATTCAGGCGGTGGGAGTCTGTTCTGCAGCCGTGAGCTGGCAAGCATTGGTGGTAGATAGATACCACAGTAGCAAAGTCAATCGGGTGTTTGCGACCATAATGCCTTTAGTGGCGTTATCCCCCGCGTTAGCCCCTTTATTAGGTGCGTGGTTATTAAACCACTTTAGTTGGCGGTCAATTTTTGTCGTTTTATTGGCGATTACATTGCTACTGCTGATCCCGACCGCACTGCTTAAGGAACGGAAAAAAGTGGCCTCGGATGGCGGGCTTAAAAGCAAAAGTGCCATTAGTTTCTGGCAATTGCTGAAATCTCCGGTATTTAGCGGCAACGTAATGATGTTTGCTGCATGCAGCGCCGGTTTTTTCGCCTGGTTAACCGGCTCGCCTTTTATTTTAGGTGATATGGGATATAGCCCGAATGCCATTGGTTTGAGTTATGTTCCACAAACATTAGCCTTTCTGCTAGGGGGTTTTGCTTGTCGCAGTGCATTGAGTCGAATTAAAGGCAACACTCTACTGCCGTGGCTGTTGGCCGGTTATGCCCTCAGTATGATTGCGCTCTACCTGATCGCCACATTGACGACACCAACACTGGTGACCTTACTTATTCCGTTTTGCATAATGGCGCTGGTGAATGGTGCCTGCTACCCTATTATCGTAGCGAATGCATTAATGCCCTTTCCGGCGAATACTGGCAAAGCGGCGGCGCTACAAAACACACTTCAGTTGGGTTTGTGTTTTATTGCCAGCATGGTAGTTTCGCTCTTTATCAGCCAACCTTTACTGGCAACAGTCACGGTGATGCTATCGACGGTCGCTTTAGCCATATTAGGTTATGGCATTCATTGCTACGCGATGAAAAATGAAAAAAGCCATACTAATAATGATGACTATAATTACGCGGAGTCATAATCTCC
Coding sequences within it:
- the punR gene encoding DNA-binding transcriptional activator PunR, with translation MWSEYSLDVVDAVARTGSFSAAAQELHRVPSAVSYTVRQLEEWLAVPLFVRRHRDVELTEAGRVFIKEARDVIKKMNGTRRQCQQVANGWRGQLNIVIDKIVKPQRSRRLVLDFYRHFPDIELRVRYEVFNGVWDALADGQAEMAIGATRAIPVGGRFIFRDMGFLTWHCVVSVNHPLAHLTGSLIDDQLRPYPSLCLEDTARNLPKRDTWTLDNQQRLVAPDWATGIDCLCAGLCVGMVPAHMVSPLIEQGKLVVLTLAEPLPDSPCCLTWEQNNHSPALAWMLTYLGDSVTLNNEWLKDDNAVIED
- the punC gene encoding purine nucleoside transporter PunC; translated protein: MKTTSSFMFYLAGLSMLGYLATDMYLPAFGAMQQELHTSAGSISASLSIFLAGFAIAQLIWGPVSDKLGRKPVLLVGLGLFAIGCLGILWVETAAQLLVLRFIQAVGVCSAAVSWQALVVDRYHSSKVNRVFATIMPLVALSPALAPLLGAWLLNHFSWRSIFVVLLAITLLLLIPTALLKERKKVASDGGLKSKSAISFWQLLKSPVFSGNVMMFAACSAGFFAWLTGSPFILGDMGYSPNAIGLSYVPQTLAFLLGGFACRSALSRIKGNTLLPWLLAGYALSMIALYLIATLTTPTLVTLLIPFCIMALVNGACYPIIVANALMPFPANTGKAAALQNTLQLGLCFIASMVVSLFISQPLLATVTVMLSTVALAILGYGIHCYAMKNEKSHTNNDDYNYAES